One genomic window of Sphingobacterium oryzagri includes the following:
- a CDS encoding DNA repair ATPase, giving the protein MQENNEGTATNNSLDAGAYEIIRKRLLTQKDVLASRLQELNQARKEIFNATSFVLKANQRITTDNNCVARGIIALENVCIFGYNVHFGLRSEIKLDDVFSIYLFENNQFIPQSLELISDPAFIADYQNLYKYYRDSIFARFRRTENYLYMVFQTSKKATDLKAFKWLIKDGTLHYQDDRSIHEVRLPEQFEFDWTKTSLEDRRLGKFPHVSILDKVFIEALHGDITFKIEDNTDSGKGIYSEKVTNLDQQLDDAEYHYADLGNLIAIRIKPYQEDFRAYVFNQRTKEVVNLKSLNESAILLPDNQGIIFSNGYYLQNGTHKLFDANLEGVTFLRKIASPNGEDYLYVFTQTATNTYILMSYNIIQQAVETPIICNGFTIFQDGSLTYFRTEAEATRHHQVQIWETPYMAMLQENEEKQHDPIYKVGNKQIVQAMAEAQEVIQLLYKEDSYEGLYEDILQKSTSLLDSYFWIEDEALKNIGQPLKEIRQVANTAIDEFVKVQAQRKHAEERLAAAKTQLEQLQFQVNSTTITRLEQLVNQLADARRHLGEVIALKSVRYVDLDQVDKLLHSLQHMSEELSQKTIDFLLQDDALHSYEARVQEQRQLVEGMQKAFDAKAIEEGNTAISSELELLIDILHSLKIDDATQTTKIVEKISVIFASLNEVRAQLTRKLHSLQSQEATAEFSAQLTLLEQSVTNYLELSSSAEKVEEYYSKILVQLEELESRFSEFDDFALKIADKRDEIIKAFNSKREQLVEQINKRAIALEQIGLRVLKNIENKSNSFKSREEILSFYAADLMIDKVRQLVADLKAINDVSKAENLENLLKKSQEDALRTLRDKTELYVDGENIIALGKHKFTVNKQSLSLTLVKRNDALFYHLTGTSFYQQVKDDDLLAFTAIWDQELISENKEVYRAEYLAYKAFLAGKGTADFDVTSYVNQTVEQQYSESYIKGVHNVDALQIYHALQQIDKKLELLRYEGSVRAAAQLFWNNLPETERTRLHRLIKASHSMLKTFPSSKHYQSAISELTKQFQENPVQTDIAVVDSNRIATYLFETFTQYGKFALAEQADHLRQEFLRFLQEKKANKDFESDVQSDFFDATARYYLVLNWLHSYVDQQKHAEKLLHLIPETATALLFPTDAYHLVFAPENIALSDLKGHHPILENGNYQIAYHDFIGKLSRFSQEDVPRFAAFTQRKETLSKAYEKELKINEFEPKVLTSFVRNKLINEVYFPLIGNNLAKQLGAAGDNKRTARMGMLLLISPPGYGKTTLMEYLAKTMGLHFVKVNGPTIGHNITSIDPIEAKTSGEREELKKVNLAFEMADNVMLYLDDIQHLSAEFLQKFISLADGQRKIDGIFDGESKTYDLRGKRFCIVMAGNPYTESGAKFQIPDMLANRADVYNLGDVIGDTEHLFNLSLVENAAIENSYLAKIAGKSFADFYALIQHVETSTEQLPALEGNYLKQEIDDFIAVLRHVLTIRDTVVKVNKNYIQSAAMQDSYRTEPPFKMQGSYRNMSKLVAQVVPMMNAKEIEQVILAHYESESQTLTADTESNLLKLKALAGLQTAAEQSRWEEIIHIFRKNNKHGGLGKDEKVFAQLLSFNENLEGIIKAIQGKD; this is encoded by the coding sequence ATGCAAGAAAATAACGAAGGAACAGCAACCAACAACAGCCTGGACGCCGGCGCATACGAGATCATCCGCAAGCGCTTACTAACGCAAAAAGATGTCTTGGCTTCACGGCTGCAAGAGCTTAACCAGGCGAGAAAAGAAATTTTCAATGCAACCTCGTTTGTATTGAAAGCCAACCAACGGATCACAACAGACAATAACTGTGTTGCGCGCGGCATTATCGCCTTGGAGAATGTCTGTATTTTTGGCTACAATGTGCACTTTGGGTTGCGATCGGAAATTAAATTGGACGATGTGTTTAGCATCTACCTGTTTGAAAACAATCAGTTTATTCCGCAAAGTCTGGAGCTTATCAGTGACCCGGCCTTTATCGCTGATTACCAAAATCTATACAAATACTACCGCGACTCGATCTTTGCGCGCTTTCGTCGCACGGAAAACTACCTTTATATGGTTTTCCAGACGAGCAAAAAGGCGACCGACTTAAAGGCTTTCAAATGGCTTATTAAAGACGGAACGTTACACTATCAGGACGATCGGAGTATACACGAAGTGCGCTTGCCCGAGCAGTTTGAATTTGACTGGACAAAGACAAGTCTGGAAGACCGACGTTTAGGAAAATTCCCGCACGTTTCCATCTTAGATAAAGTATTTATCGAAGCACTACACGGCGATATTACCTTCAAAATAGAAGACAACACCGATAGTGGAAAAGGTATCTATTCGGAAAAAGTCACTAACCTTGATCAGCAGCTCGATGATGCGGAATATCATTATGCCGATCTGGGCAACCTGATCGCCATCCGCATCAAACCTTATCAGGAAGATTTTCGCGCCTACGTTTTCAACCAGCGCACCAAAGAGGTGGTCAACCTGAAATCGCTAAATGAATCGGCCATATTATTGCCCGATAACCAGGGGATTATTTTTTCCAACGGGTATTACCTGCAAAACGGCACGCACAAGCTCTTTGATGCCAATCTGGAAGGTGTCACGTTTCTGCGCAAGATTGCTTCACCAAATGGTGAAGATTATCTATACGTTTTCACGCAAACCGCGACCAATACCTACATCTTGATGTCGTATAACATCATTCAGCAAGCTGTAGAAACACCCATCATCTGCAATGGCTTTACCATTTTTCAAGACGGCAGCCTGACCTACTTCCGTACCGAAGCGGAGGCGACGCGCCATCATCAAGTACAAATTTGGGAAACACCGTATATGGCGATGCTGCAGGAAAACGAAGAGAAGCAGCACGATCCCATTTACAAAGTTGGCAACAAGCAAATTGTGCAGGCCATGGCCGAGGCACAGGAAGTTATCCAATTATTATACAAAGAGGATAGTTACGAAGGCCTTTATGAAGATATTTTACAGAAGTCGACCAGTCTGCTGGATTCATATTTCTGGATTGAGGACGAAGCCTTAAAAAATATAGGTCAACCGTTAAAAGAGATTCGCCAGGTTGCCAATACGGCCATCGACGAATTTGTCAAAGTGCAGGCTCAGCGTAAACATGCTGAAGAGCGTTTAGCGGCAGCCAAAACGCAACTCGAACAACTGCAATTTCAGGTAAACAGCACGACCATTACGCGACTCGAGCAACTGGTCAATCAGTTGGCTGATGCGCGCCGCCATTTGGGCGAGGTTATTGCCTTAAAAAGCGTTCGCTACGTTGATCTCGATCAGGTGGATAAGCTCTTGCACAGTTTGCAGCACATGAGCGAGGAGCTTTCGCAAAAAACCATTGATTTTTTGTTGCAGGATGATGCCTTGCACAGCTATGAAGCGCGCGTGCAGGAGCAACGCCAATTGGTAGAAGGCATGCAGAAAGCTTTCGACGCAAAAGCCATCGAGGAAGGCAATACAGCTATTTCGAGCGAACTGGAGCTGTTGATTGACATCTTGCACAGCCTAAAAATTGACGATGCGACGCAAACCACCAAGATCGTCGAAAAAATATCGGTGATCTTCGCTTCGCTCAACGAGGTGCGAGCGCAACTGACGCGTAAGTTACACAGCTTGCAAAGCCAGGAAGCCACCGCCGAATTTTCCGCGCAACTCACCTTGTTGGAGCAATCGGTGACCAACTACCTCGAACTCTCTTCATCCGCCGAAAAAGTGGAAGAATACTACAGCAAAATATTGGTACAACTCGAAGAGCTTGAGAGCCGCTTTTCGGAGTTTGATGATTTTGCACTGAAAATCGCCGATAAGCGCGATGAGATTATCAAGGCCTTCAACAGCAAGCGCGAGCAGCTTGTGGAGCAGATCAACAAACGCGCCATTGCTCTCGAGCAGATTGGCCTGCGTGTGCTGAAGAACATCGAAAACAAATCAAACAGCTTCAAAAGCCGCGAAGAAATATTAAGCTTTTATGCGGCCGATTTGATGATTGATAAGGTCCGTCAACTGGTGGCTGACCTGAAGGCAATAAACGACGTATCTAAAGCGGAGAACCTGGAGAACTTGCTAAAGAAATCACAGGAAGATGCGCTACGGACGTTACGTGATAAAACGGAGCTGTATGTAGATGGTGAAAATATCATCGCCCTCGGCAAGCACAAATTCACGGTCAATAAGCAATCGCTAAGCCTGACCTTAGTAAAACGCAACGATGCCTTATTTTATCACTTAACAGGAACCAGTTTTTACCAACAGGTTAAAGACGATGATCTCCTGGCCTTTACAGCGATTTGGGATCAAGAACTGATCTCTGAAAACAAAGAAGTCTATCGGGCAGAATACCTAGCCTACAAAGCTTTTCTTGCAGGCAAGGGAACTGCTGATTTTGATGTCACGAGCTACGTCAACCAAACGGTCGAACAGCAATATTCGGAAAGCTACATCAAAGGCGTGCACAATGTGGATGCACTCCAAATTTACCATGCACTCCAGCAGATCGACAAAAAGCTGGAGTTGCTGCGCTACGAAGGTAGTGTGCGCGCCGCTGCACAACTTTTCTGGAACAATCTGCCGGAAACGGAGCGCACACGCCTGCACCGCCTGATAAAAGCCAGCCACAGCATGCTGAAAACGTTTCCCTCGTCTAAACACTACCAATCGGCCATAAGCGAGCTGACCAAACAGTTTCAGGAAAATCCGGTGCAAACGGATATAGCAGTAGTCGATAGCAATCGCATCGCTACGTACCTGTTCGAAACCTTTACGCAATATGGCAAATTTGCACTGGCCGAACAGGCAGACCACCTGCGGCAGGAGTTTTTACGATTTTTGCAGGAGAAGAAAGCCAACAAAGATTTTGAGAGCGATGTGCAAAGCGACTTTTTTGACGCAACAGCGCGTTATTATCTGGTGTTAAACTGGCTGCACTCCTATGTCGATCAGCAGAAGCATGCGGAAAAACTGCTGCATCTTATCCCGGAAACGGCAACAGCATTACTCTTCCCGACCGATGCATACCACTTGGTTTTTGCACCGGAAAACATAGCACTAAGCGATCTTAAAGGTCATCACCCCATCCTGGAAAATGGAAATTATCAGATTGCTTACCATGACTTTATCGGTAAACTTAGCCGTTTTAGCCAGGAGGATGTGCCTCGTTTCGCAGCTTTTACGCAACGCAAAGAGACGCTCAGCAAAGCTTATGAAAAAGAATTGAAGATCAACGAGTTTGAACCCAAGGTGTTGACATCCTTTGTGCGCAACAAATTGATCAATGAGGTGTATTTTCCGCTAATCGGAAACAACTTAGCCAAACAATTGGGCGCTGCCGGCGACAACAAGCGCACCGCGCGCATGGGCATGCTGCTGTTGATATCGCCACCCGGCTACGGAAAGACAACACTTATGGAATACCTGGCAAAAACGATGGGCTTGCACTTCGTCAAGGTAAACGGCCCGACAATTGGCCACAACATAACGTCAATAGATCCTATTGAGGCGAAAACATCGGGCGAGCGGGAGGAACTGAAAAAAGTGAACCTCGCGTTTGAAATGGCGGATAATGTGATGCTCTACCTGGACGATATCCAGCATTTAAGTGCCGAGTTTTTGCAGAAATTTATCTCGCTGGCCGATGGACAGCGAAAGATAGATGGCATATTTGATGGCGAGAGCAAAACGTATGACCTGCGCGGCAAAAGATTCTGTATCGTGATGGCCGGAAACCCGTACACGGAAAGTGGCGCCAAATTTCAGATTCCGGATATGTTGGCCAACCGCGCGGATGTCTACAATCTTGGCGATGTAATCGGCGATACGGAACATCTATTTAACCTCAGTCTGGTTGAAAATGCTGCTATTGAAAATAGTTACCTCGCCAAAATCGCGGGAAAATCGTTTGCTGATTTTTACGCCTTGATTCAACATGTGGAAACGTCGACAGAGCAACTGCCCGCCTTGGAGGGGAACTACCTTAAGCAGGAAATTGACGACTTTATTGCGGTACTACGCCATGTGCTGACCATTCGCGATACGGTAGTAAAGGTCAACAAAAACTACATCCAGAGCGCGGCCATGCAAGATAGTTACCGCACCGAACCGCCATTTAAAATGCAAGGCTCTTACCGGAATATGAGTAAGCTTGTCGCGCAGGTCGTTCCGATGATGAATGCCAAAGAGATTGAACAGGTGATTTTAGCGCACTACGAAAGCGAGTCGCAAACCCTCACTGCCGATACAGAAAGCAATTTGCTCAAACTAAAGGCACTAGCCGGTTTGCAAACTGCAGCAGAGCAATCCCGTTGGGAGGAGATCATCCACATATTCCGCAAAAACAATAAACACGGCGGCCTTGGCAAAGACGAAAAAGTCTTTGCACAGCTCCTCTCCTTTAACGAAAACTTAGAAGGAATTATTAAAGCTATACAAGGTAAAGACTAA